In Legionella cincinnatiensis, the DNA window CCATCTCGATGCGTCTTACACCACTGGCAATTCCATATTCAGCAATAATTTTAAATAACCCTATATCGCCTGTTCGTCGAGCATGAGTTCCGCCACACAGTTCTTTAGAAAATTCCCCCATAGATAATACGCGTACCTCATCAGCATACTTTTCCCCAAAAAGAGCGACCGCCCCACTTTTTTTAGCTGATTCAATATCCATTACTCGAGTTACTACCTCATTATTGGCACGAATTTGCTCATTAACTAAGCACTCAATTTCCTGAATTTGTTCAGCAGTCAATGATTCAAAATGAGAAAAATCAAAACGCGCACGCTCTGCATCAACTAAAGAGCCTTTTTGCTGGACTTGCGAACCAACTACAGTTTTTAAAGCAGCATGCAATAAATGGGTTGCTGTGTGATTTAAACGGATCGCTTCACGCCGCTCATTATCAATTTGCGCATGAACAAATTGATTCAAAGCAGCTGTACCATCCAGTATTTCTCCGTAATGTACTATTGCTTGACCTTTTTTTTGTGTGTCGTCGACTCGAAATCGAAAATCGGTGCTTGTCAGCATTCCCTTATCACCAACCTGACCCCCGCTTTCTGCATAAAACGGTGTATGGTCAAGAACCACAGCTCCTTTCATCCCTTGCTTTAAAACTTGAACTTCAACTCCATCTTGCAGCAATGCAATAATTTTTGCCTCTACTTCTTTCTTTTCATAACCATGAAAATCAGATTGGTAATCTAATTGAGTGTTTGCATTATAATCTACACTAAATTGGCTGGCTGCCTGGGATTGCTCTCTTTGCTGTTGCATCAATTGATTAAAGCCATTCATATCCACATATAAGCCTTGCTCGCGAGCAATATCAGCAGTTAAATCAATAGGAAAACCGTAAGTATCGTATAATTTAAATGCTATTTGTCCAGAAATTTCATAGCCACCCAGTGAATGCATTTGTTCTTGTAATAAACGTAAACCTTGCTCTAAGGTACGAGCGAATTGATTTTCTTCTTGATTAAGAACTTTTTCTATATGGGTTTTGGATTGAATCAATTCAGGGTAAGCATCCCCCATCACTGTAATTAAGGACTCGACTAACTGTGAAAAAAATGGAGTTGGCAATCCTAACTTATTACCATGTCTTATTGCTCGCCTAATAATTCTTCTTAAAACATAACCCCGTCCTTCATTCCCTGGGAGTACTCCGTCAGCAATTAAAAAAGCACTCGAACGAATATGGTCTGCAATTACTTTTAAAGAAGTCAGGCTTAAATCAGTCACATTTCCAAGTTTTGCAATAGATTGAATTAAGTATTGAAATGTATCAATTTCATAATTGCTATGAACTCCTTGAACTACGGCAGCCAAGCGCTCCAGTCCCATACCTGTATCAACGGAAGGTTTAGGCAATGGATGTAAATGACCTTCTTTATCTCGATTAAATTGCATAAATACCAAATTCCAAATCTCGATATAGCGATCACCATCCTCATCAGGACTTCCAGGAGGCCCCCCAGGAATTTCAGGGCCATGATCATAAAAAATTTCGGTGCATGGTCCACAAGGCCCTGTGTCACCCATGGACCAGAAATTATCTTTTTCACCACATCGCGAAAAACGTGCTGCTGAAACGTTCATTTCTTTTAGCCAAATATCCTCTGCTTCCTGGTCTTCTTTATAAACCGTAACCCACAAACGCTCCTCGGGTAAACGCATCACTTGAGTTAAAAACTCCCAAGCAAACTTTATTGCCTCACGCTTGAAATAATCGCCAAAACTAAAATTACCTAACATCTCAAAAAAAGTATGGTGTCGTGCCGTGTAACCGACATTTTCTAAATCATTATGTTTACCACCAGCACGAACACATCGCTGTGCGGTAACTGCGCGTTGATAAGATCGAGCTTCAACCCCTAAAAATACATCTTTAAATTGCACCATACCTGCATTAGTAAATAATAAAGTAGGATCATTAGCTGGAATTAAGGAGCTAGACTCCACTAATTGATGACCATGTTTTGTGAAATAATCAAAAAATGCTTGTCTAATTTCAGAACTTTTCATTTGCGAACCAATACCAATTTGAGTTAATTTTAATCTTCAACCATAACCCAGATGCAGCGCAACGCCATTAATTTAAGGAACCTATCTTTATCCTACGCCCCGCA includes these proteins:
- the alaS gene encoding alanine--tRNA ligase, which gives rise to MKSSEIRQAFFDYFTKHGHQLVESSSLIPANDPTLLFTNAGMVQFKDVFLGVEARSYQRAVTAQRCVRAGGKHNDLENVGYTARHHTFFEMLGNFSFGDYFKREAIKFAWEFLTQVMRLPEERLWVTVYKEDQEAEDIWLKEMNVSAARFSRCGEKDNFWSMGDTGPCGPCTEIFYDHGPEIPGGPPGSPDEDGDRYIEIWNLVFMQFNRDKEGHLHPLPKPSVDTGMGLERLAAVVQGVHSNYEIDTFQYLIQSIAKLGNVTDLSLTSLKVIADHIRSSAFLIADGVLPGNEGRGYVLRRIIRRAIRHGNKLGLPTPFFSQLVESLITVMGDAYPELIQSKTHIEKVLNQEENQFARTLEQGLRLLQEQMHSLGGYEISGQIAFKLYDTYGFPIDLTADIAREQGLYVDMNGFNQLMQQQREQSQAASQFSVDYNANTQLDYQSDFHGYEKKEVEAKIIALLQDGVEVQVLKQGMKGAVVLDHTPFYAESGGQVGDKGMLTSTDFRFRVDDTQKKGQAIVHYGEILDGTAALNQFVHAQIDNERREAIRLNHTATHLLHAALKTVVGSQVQQKGSLVDAERARFDFSHFESLTAEQIQEIECLVNEQIRANNEVVTRVMDIESAKKSGAVALFGEKYADEVRVLSMGEFSKELCGGTHARRTGDIGLFKIIAEYGIASGVRRIEMVTGRYALAWVNEQQALLNELASLLKTTTNNLPDKVGQLLAENKSLEKEVAKLQSEKVQKSGADLANEVEKVNGVSLLIKQLEGVDNQTLRTTLDQLKSRLEDAVIVLFTLDQNKMNVIAGVSKSILGKVPTAATLVRHLCGKGGGRDDMAQGGGEVPADFESKLKEIKEMVRHS